The Epinephelus lanceolatus isolate andai-2023 chromosome 8, ASM4190304v1, whole genome shotgun sequence genome includes a window with the following:
- the LOC117258783 gene encoding sodium- and chloride-dependent creatine transporter 1 — protein sequence MSPELEENSQGEISLPQLEAGTLSEEEGGGSARPLVPVPGAGPGCGEGGGAGPPQTQDGAAAGTGNGAVAVPVVERETWTRQMDFIMSCVGFAVGLGNVWRFPYLCYKNGGGVFLIPYLLIVFIGGIPVFFLEIALGQFMKQGGVSAWNIAPLFKGLGLASMVIVFFCNTYYIMILVWGLYFLFHSFTKQLPWATCGHPWNTPNCTQDFRRTCHNRSATQPALPSSSANLLSSTSPLNLSSAQLLLNGSCSESTEGLRSPVIEFWERKVLRLSGGLHEPGDISYEMVLCLIVTWVIVYFCMWKGVKSTGKVVYFTALFPYLVLVVLLAHGVTLPGALDGIVYYLKPDWSKLGEAQVWIDAGTQIFFSYAIGLGALTALGSYNRFHNNCYQDAFLLAIINSGTSFFAGFVVFSVLGFMAAEQGVDISKVAESGPGLAFIAYPKAVTLMPLAPLWAALFFFMLLILGLDSQFVGVEGLITGIMDMLPPKSALGSLRREVVAAICCVICFLIDMSMVTEGGMYVFQLFDYYSASGITLLWQAFWECVVIAWVYGADRFMDDVARMIGYQPLPYMKWCWSYITPFVCVAVFLFHVVNYKPLTYNTVYTYPLWGEALGWALALSSMLCIPLTVIYKLLRCKGSLRERWQHLTTPVWGRHHLEYLAPESEAKLLPPAGTKSTLLFESVI from the exons ATGTCACCAGAGTTGGAAGAGAATAGCCAAG GTGAAATCAGTCTCCCCCAATTGGAGGCAGGGACCCTGTCcgaggaggagggtggggggtCAGCTCGCCCCCTGGTGCCTGTGCCTGGAGCTGGCCCAGGGTGTGGTGAGGGTGGAGGGGCTGGCCCGCCGCAGACCCAGGACGGGGCTGCTGCTGGGACTGGAAATGGGGCTGTAGCGGTACCAGTGGTGGAGAGGGAAACTTGGACCAGACAGATGGACTTCATCATGTCCTGCGTGGGTTTTGCTGTCGGCTTGGGCAACGTGTGGCGGTTCCCCTACCTTTGCTACAAGAACGGAGGAG GGGTTTTCTTGATCCCCTACCTGCTGATTGTGTTCATCGGAGGCATCCCAGTCTTCTTCCTGGAGATTGCACTGGGACAGTTCATGAAGCAGGGAGGGGTCTCTGCCTGGAACATCGCACCCCTCTTCAAAG GTCTGGGCTTGGCTTCTATGGTGATAGTGTTCTTCTGTAACACCTACTACATCATGATTCTTGTGTGGGGCCTCTACTTTCTCTTCCACTCCTTCACCAAACAGCTGCCCTGGGCCACCTGCGGACACCCCTGGAACACCCCCAACTGTACACAGGACTTCCGCCGCACCTGCCACAACCGCAGTGCTACCCAGCCGGCTCTGCCATCATCTTCTGCcaacctcctctcctccacgtCCCCGTTGAACCTATCTTCAGCCCAGCTACTCCTCAACGGAAGCTGCTCAGAGAGCACTGAAGGCCTGCGTTCCCCAGTCATCGAGTTCTGGGA GCGTAAGGTGCTCCGTCTGTCTGGAGGGCTGCATGAGCCTGGTGACATCAGCTATGAGATGGTGCTGTGTCTCATTGTCACCTGGGTCATTGTTTACTTCTGCATGTGGAAAGGAGTTAAATCGACTGGCAAG GTTGTTTACTTCACAGCTCTGTTCCCCTACCTGGTTCTGGTCGTTCTTTTGGCCCATGGAGTCACTCTACCTGGAGCTTTGGATGGGATTGTTTACTACCTGAAACCAGACTGGTCCAAACTTGGAGAAGCACAG GTGTGGATTGACGCAGGCACCCAGATTTTCTTCTCCTATGCCATCGGACTGGGCGCCCTGACTGCGCTAGGCAGCTACAACCGCTTCCATAACAACTGTTACCA ggaTGCATTCTTGCTGGCCATCATTAACAGTGGAACCAGTTTCTTTGCAGGCTTTGTGGTGTTTTCTGTGCTTGGCTTCATGGCTGCAGAGCAAGGCGTGGACATCAGTAAGGTAGCTGAGAGTG GTCCGGGCCTTGCCTTTATAGCCTATCCCAAGGCTGTGACTCTGATGCCACTGGCACCGCTTTGGGCAGCACTTTTCTTCTTTATGTTGCTCATACTGGGCCTGGACAGCCAG TTTGTAGGAGTTGAGGGTTTGATAACAGGAATCATGGACATGCTACCGCCTAAATCTGCCCTGGGCTCCCTGCGGCGAGAGGTGGTAGCAGCCATCTGCTGCGTCATCTGCTTCCTGATTGACATGTCCATGGTCACTGAG ggTGGGATGTATGTCTTCCAGCTGTTTGACTACTACTCTGCCAGTGGCATCACTCTGCTGTGGCAGGCCTTTTGGGAGTGTGTGGTGATTGCATGGGTCTATG gCGCAGACCGTTTCATGGATGACGTGGCTCGTATGATCGGCTATCAGCCCTTACCCTACATGAAGTGGTGCTGGTCCTACATCACACCTTTTGTCTGTGTG GCAGTGTTCCTGTTCCATGTGGTGAACTACAAACCCCTGACCTACAACACAGTGTACACTTACCCCTTGTGGGGTGAAGCGCTTGGCTGGGCATTGGCCCTGTCCTCCATGCTCTGTATCCCTCTCACAGTTATCTACAAACTACTGCGCTGCAAAGGATCTTTGCGGGAG CGGTGGCAGCACCTAACCACCCCAGTTTGGGGCCGACATCACCTGGAGTACCTGGCACCGGAGAGTGAAGCCAAGCTGCTGCCCCCTGCAGGAACCAAGAGCACACTTCTCTTTGAAAGTGTCATCTGA